The Anopheles coluzzii chromosome 2, AcolN3, whole genome shotgun sequence genome window below encodes:
- the LOC120952348 gene encoding tektin-1, with the protein MSEKYLRQQNLVLLPPEQPKYTPRDWNANNRRQNLFSLEQQALADRVISESDRIIDETKHTTEESKSEVDFRLRERIEDIQFRRDELQQQKKDAHIEEEALKVYKRRTIDAINTLREIAVPLCQKCIALREKRTGSDLVNDAVDRELRKELDVTEGGIALLEKVLEETVEQIRRLRATIYLIDRDLADKDRSIKIDAKNLELRPNQMEMKIYAGRVPLDPYNSTDEEWIMVTNRNIEATAKEISSAQPLRSYVDQLLRQVAEDIRTQVERTNAAFRERVAEMRYTKTKLENVHKETVRQVNELTRTVTRLEREIAEKEGYVALAQTRLANRSQRPGIELCRDNVYEGLKKELAALRGTIAKLDGSLVRSKATLRYLLNTQVMQEEEINLKTESLRIDEVDCITMRESFKFQSF; encoded by the exons ATGTCCGAAAAGTATCTTCGCCAGCAAaatctggtgctgctgccaccggAGCAACCGAAGTACACGCCGCGCGACTGGAATGCGAACAATCGGCGGCAGAATCTGTTCTCGCTCGAGCAGCAAGCACTGGCGGACCGTGTGATAAG CGAAAGTGATCGAATTATCGACGAGACGAAGCACACGACGGAGGAGAGCAAAAGTGAGGTCGACTTTCGGCTTCGCGAGCGCATCGAGGACATCCAGTTCCGGCGCgacgagctgcagcagcagaagaaggacGCCCACATCGAGGAGGAAGCGCTGAAGGTGTACAAGCGGCGCACGATCGATGCGATCAACACGCTGCGGGAAATTGCGGTGCCCCTGTGCCAGAAGTGCATTGCGCTGCGGGAAAAGCGCACGGGCTCGGACCTGGTGAACGATGCGGTCGATCGGGAGCTGCGGAAGGAGCTGGACGTGACGGAGGGTGGGATCGCTTTGCTGGAGAAGGTGCTGGAGGAGACGGTGGAGCAGATCCGGCGGCTGCGGGCGACCATCTATCTGATCGACCGCGATCTGGCGGACAAGGACCGGTCGATTAAGATCGATGCGAAGAATCTGGAGCTGCGCCCGAACCAGATGGAGATGAAGATCTACGCCGGTCGGGTGCCGTTGGATCCTTa CAACTCCACGGACGAGGAATGGATCATGGTAACGAACAGGAACATTGAGGCAACGGCCAAGGAGATCAGTTCCGCCCAACCGTTGCGCTCCTACGTCGACCAGCTGCTGCGCCAGGTGGCCGAGGACATTCGCACACAGGTCGAGCGCACCAACGCCGCGTTCCGGGAGCGTGTGGCCGAAATGCGCTACACCAAAACGAAGCTCGAGAACGTGCACAAGGAAACGGTACGCCAGGTGAACGAGCTGACGCGCACCGTTACCCGGCTGGAGCGTGAGATTGCCGAGAAGGAGGGCTACGTAGCGTTGGCCCAAACGCGCCTAGCGAACCGTTCCCAGCGCCCCGGCATTGAGCTCTGCCGGGACAATGTGTACGAAGGGTTGAAGAAGGAGCTGGCCGCACTGCGCGGCACGATCGCCAAGCTGGACGGTAGTTTGGTCCGGTCGAAGGCCACCCTGCGCTATCTGCTCAACACGCAGGTGATGCAGGAGGAGGAAATCAACCTCAAGACGGAATCGCTACGCATCGACGAGGTGGACTGCATTACCATGCGCGAAAGTTTCAAATTTCAATCGTTTTAA
- the LOC120952345 gene encoding E3 ubiquitin-protein ligase Bre1 — MSKRSAEEAAGGGGGGGASGTGGGAAGTGSGGGGGGLQPPIKKVHFEPHLIGPISTLEELDIKVLKFQNKKLAQRIEQRIRCESELRTRIEQLEKRQTQDDAVLNVVNRYWNQLNEDIRVLLQRFDAETADESENKNENEVTTSFLMQLSTWDKEELDDKLANRVQVSKRAVAKIVQVFDRLMQRNEKLMLALKGESEDGKSPALAPPDLDESLRQTYIDVMAENRNLQTQNTLLHEKFHTISLKLSEYQDMLNGKETEAAELRNQIDDLQYELEKVRCRNDKLENHLAEAIEKLKAYHQLHGGDPLSGGCSGTESGRHASSAGGGSRGSGSMTSVAAQHLEDLQKELEEYKELSNNRLQELDKLHLQHREALKEVEKLKMDIRQLPESVIVETTEYKCLQSQFSVLYNESMQIKTLLDESRNQLQSSKNQHLRQIEMMESEELIAQKRVRSDMIQMEDVMSQIRKEYEMLRIEFEQNMAANEQTAPINHEMRHLILSLQNHNGQLKGEVQRYKKKYKDVSADNTKLRKDLEEQTGKVTALQEAQQQHQQQQQQQQQQQQQQQHAESIKMENCHSMRDAGGGGGGGGGGGMSVKEESGGMLHDRDGQCGAIKEEDPNGALNSCGGHGGTSTGSLTRSDSGEEGEMDANGIKREEMIGPDGTVVMVVKREGSSGGGVGSMDGKANGPTDHHRGVKCAESDLVRDLRNQLKKALNDQKEMKLLLDMYKGVPKEQRDKVQLMASEKKKCAEIEDLKCQMKKLQESKREDRKKLADEEALRKIKQLEEQKYELQKQVQNQKQPPDSSWSSGYRPFEEEALLNEMEVTGQAFEDMQEQNSRLIQQLREKDDANFKLMSDRIKANQMHKLLREEKQLLEDQVTTRDSQIEAMHVVLRKLEEKERILQNTVTTIEKELVARQQAMEMHKRKAIESAQSAADLKLHLEKYHAQMKEAQQVVAEKTSSLEAEAYKTKRLQEELAQFRRKADRMKKIEMSGTTIDEVMLEEIREYKETLTCPSCKVKRKDAVLSKCFHVFCYDCLRTRYETRQRKCPKCNCAFGANDYHRLYLST; from the exons ATGTCGAAGCGTTCGGCAGAGGAGGCGGCCGGCGGCggaggtggtggcggtgccAGCGGTACAGGTGGTGGCGCTGCTGGCACGGgcagcggtggcggtggcggcggtttGCAACCACCGATCAAGAAGGTACACTTCGAGCCACACCTTATCGGACCGATCTCGACGCTGGAGGAGCTGGACATCAAGGTGCTGAAgttccaaaacaaaaagctggcCCAGCGCATCGAGCAGCGGATACGATGCGAGTCGGAGCTGCGCACCCGGATCGAGCAGCTGGAGAAGCGCCAAACGCAGGACGACGCCGTGCTGAACGTGGTCAACCGGTACTGGAACCAGCTGAACGAAGACATAcgcgtgctgctgcagcgcttCGACGCGGAAACGGCGGACGAATCGGAAAACAAAA ATGAAAACGAAGTGACAACCTCCTTCCTGATGCAGCTATCGACCTGGGACAAGGAAGAGCTGGACGACAAGCTGGCGAACCGGGTGCAGGTGTCGAAGCGGGCCGTGGCCAAAATCGTCCAAGTGTTCGACCGGCTAATGCAGCGCAACGAGAAGCTGATGCTGGCGCTGAAGGGCGAATCGGAGGACGGCAAATCGCCGGCCCTGGCGCCGCCCGATCTGGACGAGTCCCTGCGCCAAACGTACATCGACGTGATGGCGGAGAACCGCAACCTGCAGACgcagaacacgctgctgcacGAAAAGTTCCACACGATATCGCTCAAGCTGAGCGAGTACCAGGACATGCTGAACGGCAAGGAGACGGAGGCGGCCGAGCTGCGCAACCAGATCGACGACCTGCAGTACGAGCTGGAGAAGGTGCGGTGTCGGAACGACAAGCTCGAGAACCATCTCGCCGAGGCGATCGAAAAGCTGAAAGCGTACCATCAGCTGCACGGCGGCGATCCGCTCAGCGGCGGCTGCAGCGGGACCGAATCCGGCCGGCACGCGTCGTCGGCGGGCGGCGGGTCGCGCGGCTCCGGCTCGATGACGAGCGTGGCCGCCCAGCACCTGGAGGATCTGCAGAAGGAGCTGGAGGAGTACAAGGAACTATCGAACAACCGGTTGCAGGAGCTGGACAAGCTGCACCTGCAGCACCGGGAGGCGCTGAAGGAGGTGGAGAAGCTGAAGATGGACATCCGGCAGCTGCCCGAGTCGGTGATCGTCGAGACGACCGAGTACAAGTGCTTGCAGTCGCAGTTCTCCGTGCTGTACAACGAGTCGATGCAGATCAAGACGCTGCTGGACGAGAGCCGGAATCAGCTGCAGTCGAGCAAAAACCAGCACCTGCGCCAGATCGAGATGATGGAGAGCGAGGAGCTGATCGCGCAGAAGCGCGTCCGCAGCGACATGATCCAGATGGAGGACGTGATGTCGCAGATCCGGAAGGAGTACGAGATGCTGCGGATCGAGTTCGAGCAGAACATGGCGGCGAACGAGCAGACGGCGCCGATCAATCACGAGATGCGGCATCTCATCCTCTCGCTGCAGAACCACAACGGCCAGCTGAAGGGCGAGGTGCAGCGGTATAAGAAAAAGTACAAAGACGTGTCCGCGGACAACACGAAGCTGCGGAAGGATCTGGAGGAGCAGACGGGCAAAGTGACGGCGCTGCAGgaggcccagcagcagcaccagcagcaacagcagcagcagcagcagcaacagcaacagcagcagcacgccgaATCGATCAAGATGGAAAACTGCCACTCGATGCGGGAtgcgggcggtggtggtggaggtggtggcggtggcggtatGTCCGTGAAAGAAGAGTCGGGCGGCATGCTGCACGACCGGGACGGCCAGTGTGGCGCGATCAAGGAGGAGGACCCGAACGGAGCGCTCAACTCGTGCGGCGGGCACGGCGGCACCAGCACCGGCTCGCTGACGAGGTCGGACTCGGGCGAGGAGGGCGAGATGGACGCGAACGGCATCAAGCGGGAGGAGATGATCGGCCCGGACGGGACGgtcgtgatggtggtgaagcGGGAAGGATCGTCCGGCGGCGGCGTCGGCAGCATGGACGGGAAGGCGAACGGGCCGACGGACCACCATCGGGGCGTGAAGTGTGCCGAGTCGGACCTGGTGCGCGATCTGCGCAACCAGCTGAAGAAAGCTTTAAACGATCAGAAAGAGATGAAGCTACTGCTGGACATGTACAAGGGCGTGCCGAAGGAGCAGCGGGACAAGGTACAGCTGATGGCGTCCGAGAAGAAGAAGTGCGCCGAAATCGAGGACCTCAAGTGTCAGATGAAGAAGCTGCAGGAGAGCAAACGGGAGGACCGGAAGAAGCTGGCGGACGAGGAGGCGCTCCGGAAGATCAAGCAGCTGGAGGAGCAGAAGTacgagctgcagaagcagGTCCAGAACCAGAAGCAGCCACCGGACAGTAGCTGGAGCAGCGGCTATCGACCATTT GAAGAAGAGGCTCTCCTAAACGAGATGGAAGTGACGGGACAAGCGTTCGAGGACATGCAGGAGCAAAACTCAAGACTGATACAGCAGTTGCGCGAGAAGGACGATGCAAACTTTAAGCTCATGTCCGATCGAATCAAGGCCAATCAGATGCACAAGCTGCTCAGGGAGGAAAAGCAACTGCTGGAAGATCAG GTAACGACGCGCGACAGTCAAATCGAGGCGATGCACGTCGTGTTACGAAAGCTCGAGGAGAAGGAACGCATCCTGCAGAACACGGTGACGACGATCGAGAAGGAGCTGGTCGCCCGCCAGCAGGCGATGGAGATGCACaagcgcaaagcgatcgagtCGGCCCAGTCGGCGGCCGATCTGAAGCTGCACCTCGAAAAGTACCACGCCCAGATGAAGGAGGCCCAGCAGGTGGTGGCGGAAAAGACGAGCTCGCTCGAGGCGGAAGCGTACAAGACGAAGCGGCTGCAGGAGGAGCTCGCCCAGTTCCGGCGCAAGGCGGACCGGATGAAGAAGATCGAGATGTCCGGCACGACGATCGACGAGGTGATGCTGGAGGAGATCCGCGAGTACAAGGAAACGCTCACCTGCCCGTCCTGCAAGGTGAAACGGAAGGACGCGGTACTGTCCAAGTGTTTCCACGTGTTTTGCTACGACTGTCTGCGGACGCGGTACGAGACGCGCCAGCGAAAGTGCCCGAAATGTAACTGCGCGTTCGGGGCGAACGACTACCACCGGCTCTACCTGTCGACGTAA